tctccaaagcgaagtctttagtcgtaaacctaattatgcttttcagaggaaacctaggttcatagaggaagactctagctatcaactaggatACAAAGGGTCAGGGATTAAATTTTCCAGTTGAAAAGCatatctatttatagattttcaagactgagggttgcttagaattcaaactaagataacttgaaaatcaagcaaacaatttctctgtttaaatgaaaccttaattagggttccAATTAAAACATGTGAGAATTAATCTTGAAAATACAGTGGTCCGGTtacagaaccgtgtataatgaccgttCTGATTTCGCAAATATGCCTTTCGAACTATAAGCAAGTTGATGTTCATTCAAACACccaagagtttaatcatgatgcgcacacataagtgttttagtgatcaatgaagtcttagaagtgtttaagaaagTCATacaaatgctaaacatatttataaaaaataagtctttgagcatctgctaaattctACTGGAACCGTTGGTGAAACAGTTCGTGAACCGTAAGCTAAAGTTCACGAGTTAGGTAGCTACGGTTCGTGAATCAGGTTCGTCAACCCTACTCGACTCGAGAACTCAGAAGTACACTGTTCGCGAACTGGGATCGTCAACCGTACTTGGTTTATGAACTCAGATGGACACGGTTCGCCAACTGGGTTCACCAACCTTAAGCGTTCTATATACATTTCGTTAAAAATGAAACTGGAGCTATACCGTGTTGAATCGTCGGTGTTCTTAAATCTGGATAACCAATCATAAACCAACCAACAAAAATCGAACGAATaaccactaaaattgaaaaataatcGGCTTAAGCGTGAAGAATTGATCGTCTATAAATCGAATGCCCACATAATAAAGACGTGTGTGTGTCGAAAGACACCACAAACCGACAAAGCAACATCTTATTCAATTATTACtcgtaaaacaaaagaaaaataagtatCCGTGCAAAGATCTGGTCCAAACAGACCAAACCTGAGCAAGACTACGATTATGGTTTCAGGAAGAGTTTCGTAGAAAGAGGAAGACAATTTATAATCACCTGATTAAGAAAGAATCTATCGTCATTTCTCCGCTAAAATAAAATGAGGCATCGAGCTTTGCTTAATCAATAATTTGTTGCGCATTCATTTTTACAATGTTAGCCATTTTTGTTTCAATAATAACAGCATTGTTACATAATTGTGCCATCTTTTTAACAAAATACACCCTTTTCCGACTAAACCTAATGTCTTCAGTGATTTCTAACTCTTAAAAATTCGGTTCTTAACAATCCTCTCTGCCTCCGGAACACCCAAATGTCTTATCTGTTTCTCTTTCAGCCATCTTTCAATTCCTTCAGTACCTACTTTCAGCTGGTCCTCCTTCATTTTCAACAGCTTCAATCCCTCGCTCACCTTCGGGAAAAACCCTTCAGGTCTCAAACACCACGCCCTAAAAACCCCAAATAGGACGTCTAAGTCGCCCCCAAATCTTTCAACCCCACCATTATAGAACTTCGCCTTACTCATCAACACACCATTGAAAACCAGATGATCAACTCCAGTGGCCAAACTTCTCCATGCAACAACAAAATCAATCTCATTTAAACCCTCTTCTAGCTTTGATATCTTCCCTTGCAGATAATCAAGAGCCCCGACAAATAATTTGGAGACATTCCATCCTTCCTCCTTTTCCTGCCACTGCTTCTTATTCTTCATATACTCTCTACACCTAGCATCAAATCCCCTCAAAACAACAGTTGATATCTTTTCAGTCCAGTCTTTCCGAAATTCTTCAAACATTCCGATTTCTTCATTAAAAATACCACCACCTAAGCCTGAAGTGTCCTCATCAACTCCTATTATCGCTTCATCACCCTGATCTAATGTCATTTCAAGAAAGAACAAATCGTCACACCAGTCCTTCATAACAGACTCACAGTAACGAGCTGCATTAACAGAATTTGTGACCTTGATTAGGCCATCATCATCCGCTAGGGCAGTTAACCCCTCCGCTTCTTGGCACTTTTGAAGTAAGCAATCAAGAAATTCCCTCAAAAGGGGTGCACATGCCAATCTTATAAATCTTGCTCTCAGAGAAATACTTGGCAATGGCCTGCAACGATCAATCATGGCTGATAAATGGCGAAGGGTAGCAGCAGCAATTGCAGGAGATTTGTAACTCTCAGACCCTGACACAAGCAAAGctccttggactttatttttCCAATTTCGTTCGTCCCCCATCTCAAGTCTCACCTTACGCAGTGTATCACCAAGCTCTATTTCTGCCCATAACTCAAGCCAGTCTGGCCGATCACAAAAGATGGACATGGTAGAGATCCTCCGAAAACTCTCATCATCCCTGCTTGAATTCAAAACTCCAGAATCTGCTAcaagggtttgaactcgtttgtCAAAAGAAATCATTAAATCTGCAAGATGCATGATCGAAAATTTAGCCTGTGATGGAACCCCATTGACGTTATCTGCATCCAACTGACCAATATAGACAGGGAAGACATCTTTCGCCAAGTACATCAGGAGGGAGGTTACCATTGCAGAAATCCATTCTTCTCTACAACTGTAGCCAACAAGTCTTGCCTCATCAACCAATGGTTGCAACAGCTCATCCATGGAATCAACAAAATCCCTTGTAATCTTATAAACGAGAGCAAAAATAAATTCTGGCTTTTCAACCCACTTCTTGAAATGGTGTTCTGATGCCAATGAAATTGGATTTACTAGTTCTTCAATTGCCCAAAGTGGATGGCGCATAGCAACTTCATGGTAGTGCCCCTCAAGTTGCCGAGACTTTCTTCGGCTCTGTAACTCATGTAGACCGCACAAAGCAAGAAAATTTTCACAGTACTGGTTTTTCAAGTCACCATGCATCGTGAAAAGAGGGTTCAGAACCGCACTTGATTTCCCTATGTTCACACTTTTGGAGTTGGAAAGAGTTGGTGGCCATCCAAGAGAAGCAAGAAGGGATCGATGATCTGCTATTGCCTGGGGCCTTAAAACAGCTAAAGCTCGATCCACTCTGTGATCAACTGCGTGGACAAGACGTCTCCACTGAGGCCGTGATTTTGCAACAGAAATCAGTATGTCCTCTGtgagtttgagagatttaatGGCAAGCAATCGTGTTTCCTATGGTAAAGATTGAGAAAGTGAGAAAACACACAGAACTTGCAACACAATCTATAATCAAGCATTTAAAGCCCCTCACTTCTGAACTGGTCCCAGGGGGCGACTTCCTTAGGTTTCTTGTCATGGTAGAGGAGACTGCATCTTCAATGTCCCCAACTAGAGTGTCAAATTTCAATGCTGTCTCTGTTGATAAATATTCAATAAGAAATAATTCACATAAATAA
The nucleotide sequence above comes from Papaver somniferum cultivar HN1 chromosome 8, ASM357369v1, whole genome shotgun sequence. Encoded proteins:
- the LOC113306805 gene encoding RINT1-like protein MAG2, with the translated sequence MDPRNNLPSLSEISPSLLSFLSDNFQNRGDLLKAPDLVPELQKQCSDLDHNLNDLNHKLEKSIVSFASHSEQLGSLFNVINLKLNHLQSSEFLSGSSTGGEEDSGRVKHILGEELPALVKEVARVETVRSYAETALKFDTLVGDIEDAVSSTMTRNLRKSPPGTSSEETRLLAIKSLKLTEDILISVAKSRPQWRRLVHAVDHRVDRALAVLRPQAIADHRSLLASLGWPPTLSNSKSVNIGKSSAVLNPLFTMHGDLKNQYCENFLALCGLHELQSRRKSRQLEGHYHEVAMRHPLWAIEELVNPISLASEHHFKKWVEKPEFIFALVYKITRDFVDSMDELLQPLVDEARLVGYSCREEWISAMVTSLLMYLAKDVFPVYIGQLDADNVNGVPSQAKFSIMHLADLMISFDKRVQTLVADSGVLNSSRDDESFRRISTMSIFCDRPDWLELWAEIELGDTLRKVRLEMGDERNWKNKVQGALLVSGSESYKSPAIAAATLRHLSAMIDRCRPLPSISLRARFIRLACAPLLREFLDCLLQKCQEAEGLTALADDDGLIKVTNSVNAARYCESVMKDWCDDLFFLEMTLDQGDEAIIGVDEDTSGLGGGIFNEEIGMFEEFRKDWTEKISTVVLRGFDARCREYMKNKKQWQEKEEGWNVSKLFVGALDYLQGKISKLEEGLNEIDFVVAWRSLATGVDHLVFNGVLMSKAKFYNGGVERFGGDLDVLFGVFRAWCLRPEGFFPKVSEGLKLLKMKEDQLKVGTEGIERWLKEKQIRHLGVPEAERIVKNRIFKS